The Lactobacillus sp. CBA3605 genome contains a region encoding:
- a CDS encoding PTS sugar transporter subunit IIB: MAEKIIMLACSAGMSTSLLVSKMEAAAKADGVNYKIFATASSDIDHQLKSEQKPDVLMLGPQISYMAADVKKKADQAGIPMALINMQDYGMMNGENVLTTAEKLLGDK, from the coding sequence ATGGCTGAAAAAATAATTATGTTGGCTTGTTCGGCTGGCATGTCAACCTCGTTACTGGTTTCTAAAATGGAAGCGGCCGCTAAAGCTGATGGCGTTAATTACAAGATCTTCGCCACCGCTTCATCCGACATTGATCATCAACTAAAGTCTGAACAAAAGCCAGATGTTTTGATGCTAGGACCACAGATTAGTTATATGGCTGCTGATGTAAAAAAGAAAGCCGACCAAGCTGGGATTCCAATGGCGCTTATCAACATGCAAGATTATGGCATGATGAACGGTGAAAACGTCCTAACCACTGCTGAAAAACTATTAGGCGATAAGTAA
- a CDS encoding PTS sugar transporter subunit IIB, whose translation MPKKTIMLACTGGISTSLLVAKMQTAAEQQGTNYYIFATAAATIDRELTAAQRPDVLLLGPQISFLAPKVKLLAAQLHIPMAIINMRDYGTMNGQKVLALAETLLTS comes from the coding sequence ATGCCTAAAAAAACCATCATGTTAGCTTGTACCGGTGGCATATCCACCTCATTACTCGTTGCTAAAATGCAGACAGCCGCCGAACAGCAAGGTACCAATTACTACATTTTCGCCACTGCTGCAGCCACAATTGACCGCGAGTTAACGGCCGCCCAGCGCCCAGATGTCCTCTTATTAGGCCCTCAAATTAGCTTTTTAGCACCAAAAGTCAAGCTGCTCGCTGCCCAATTACATATTCCCATGGCTATTATCAACATGCGTGACTATGGGACAATGAACGGTCAAAAAGTACTCGCTTTAGCAGAAACCCTTTTGACATCCTAA